A genomic stretch from Pochonia chlamydosporia 170 chromosome 4, whole genome shotgun sequence includes:
- a CDS encoding pyruvate decarboxylase (similar to Aspergillus terreus NIH2624 XP_001213811.1): protein MTDLRVQSLRSPIDVSEYLFRRLYEVGVRSVHGVPGDYNLVALDCLPKCGLRWVGSVNELNAAYATDGYARVKQIGALITTFGVGELSAINGVAGAFSEHIPVVHIVGYPSTLSQRDGMLLHHTLGNGDFNVFANMSAQISCQVAKLNSPSEIADQIDHVLRECWVHSRPVYITLPTDMVQAKVEGHRLCKPIDLSEPCNDPEKEDYVVDVIMKYLNAAKHPLLLIDACAIRHRVLAEVHELAEKSNLPIFVTPMGKGAVNEQHHNFGGVYAGNGSHPPEVKDMVESSDLIISIGALKSDFNTAGFSYRTSQLNSIDLHSDHCVVRYSTYPGVRMRGVLQKIASQIDPKKLSVRDTPRVRNEVKENHDTSTTITQSWFWPRLGEFLADQDIVITETGTANFGIWDTKFPVGVSALSQVLWGSIGWSVGACQGAALAARDMGVERRTILFVGDGSFQLTAQELSTMIRLGLNPIIFVICNEGFTIERFIHGMDATYNDIAKWDNQGLVDVFGGSGKARKVAVRTKDELNKLLVDPTFKAAEKMQFVEVHMPKKDAPRALVMTAEASAQTNAKRQ, encoded by the exons ATGACCGACCTACGCGTTCAAAGCCTCCGCAGTCCCATTGACGTCTCGGAGTATCTTTTTCGGCGGCTTTATGAAGTCGGCGTTCGTTCGGTGCATGGCGTCCCCGGTGACTATAACTTAGTTGCACTCGACTGTCTTCCAAAGTGTGGTCTAAGATGGGTTGGCAGTGTTAATGAGCTTAATGCTG CATACGCTACGGATGGATATGCTCGCGTGAAGCAGATCGGTgccctcatcaccacattCGGTGTAGGGGAATTATCTGCCATAAATGGCGTAGCTGGGGCCTTCTCCGAGCATATACCCGTTGTACATATTGTCGGATATCCGTCGACTCTCTCCCAACGAGATGGCATGCTTCTGCATCACACCCTCGGAAACGGAGACTTCAACGTTTTTGCCAACATGAGCGCGCAGATTTCATGCCAAGTTGCTAAGCTGAACAGTCCATCGGAAATTGCAGACCAAATCGACCATGTTTTGCGTGAGTGCTGGGTTCATTCCCGCCCAGTCTACATCACTCTTCCCACAGACATGGTCCAGGCCAAGGTCGAGGGGCATCGACTATGTAAACCAATTGATCTGTCTGAGCCGTGCAATGATCCAGAGAAGGAGGATtatgttgttgatgtcatcATGAAGTACCTCAATGCTGCCAAGCATCCACTGCTGCTCATCGACGCGTGTGCCATACGCCACCGTGTTCTTGCAGAGGTTCATGAGCTTGCCGAGAAGTCCAATCTGCCCATCTTTGTGACTCCGATGGGCAAGGGTGCCGTTAATGAGCAGCACCATAATTTTGGCGGTGTCTATGCCGGAAATGGCTCTCACCCACCCGAGGTGAAGGACATGGTGGAATCATCCGATCTCATTATATCTATCGGTGCGCTTAAG AGTGACTTCAACACGGCCGGTTTCTCTTACAGAACCTCACAACTCAACAGCATCGATCTTCACAGTGATCATTGTGTTGTCCGGTATTCCACATATCCCGGTGTGAGAATGAGGGGTGTCTTGCAAAAGATTGCAAGCCAAATTGATCCAAAAAAGCTCAGCGTCCGCGATACTCCAAGAGTTCGGAACGAGGTCAAGGAAAATCACGATACGTCGACGACAATCACTCAGTCATGGTTCTGGCCGCGTCTGGGTGAATTCCTGGCTGACCAGGATATCGTTATTACGGAAACGGGGACCGCAAACTTCGGTATTTGGGATACAAAATTCCCCGTTGGAGTCTCAGCATTGAGCCAGGTTTTATGGGGTAGTATTGGATGGTCAGTAGGCGCCTGTCAGGGAGCCGCACTTGCTGCCAGAGACATGGGCGTTGAAAGAAGGACTATTTTATTTGTGGGGGATGGTTCGTTTCAATTAACCGCTCAGGAGCTCAGCACCATGATTCGCCTTGGGCTTAATCCGATTAT TTTCGTCATCTGCAACGAAGGCTTTACCATTGAACGATTCATCCATGGTATGGATGCTACCTACAACGATATTGCTAAATGGGATAACCAGGGTCTCGTTGATGTATTCGGAGGGAGCGGAAAGGCTCGAAAAGTTGCTGTCAGGACAAAGGACGAATTGAACAAATTGCTCGTTGATCCTACTTTTAAGGCGGCGGAGAAAATGCAGTTTGTCGAAGTACATATGCCCAAGAAGGATGCACCAAGAGCGCTGGTTATGACGGCCGAGGCCAGTGCCCAGACAAATGCAAAGAGACAATAG
- a CDS encoding THUMP domain-containing protein (similar to Metarhizium robertsii ARSEF 23 XP_007820785.1), whose protein sequence is MYGIDLPTTDQDSAEVDADADIEASIEAELSAMKSKEAPHSRQTFTPVSLNIECLFFMKTMDPIQPGLLARKMCEDARDCQDPRQRKCKYINRLTPVFDMDRATESGIVKVARTVLAPWFDLTPEDTDEAHEVKQHCPSTPSPSSIPYTVSYAIRHNIRNHVTFKSEEVIKKIAGLINVKHTVNLSKPDKVILVEIFQLFCGISVVDGKEWETLKRYNMNALYSIAP, encoded by the exons ATGTATGGCATTGATCTCCCAACAACAGACCAAGATAGTGCAGAAGtggatgccgatgctgatATCGAGGCGTCCATtgaagctgagctgagcGCCATGAAGTCAAAAGAGGCACCACACTCAAGGCAAACGTTCACACCCGTGTCGCTCAATATAGAATGTTTGTTTTTCATGAAAACGATGGACCCCATTCAACCTGGATTGTTGGCGAGGAAAATGTGCGAAGACGCGAGAGACTGCCAAGATCCGAGGCAGCGGAAGTGTAAGTATATCAACCGACTTACACCTGTGTTCGATATGGACAGGGCCACAGAGAGTGGTATCGTCAAAGTAGCACGTACTGTGCTAGCTCCTTGGTTCGACTTAACTCCGGAAGATACAGACGAGGCACACGAGGTCAAACAACATtgtccatcaacaccatcgccctCATCAATCCCATATACGGTAAGT TATGCCATTAGACATAACATCCGCAATCATGTCACGTTCAAATCAGAAGAAGTCATCAAGAAGATTGCAGGTCTCATAAATGTCAAACACACTGTCAACCTCAGCAAGCCGGACAAGGTGATTCTAGTGGAAATATTCCAG CTCTTTTGTGGCATATCGGTGGTTGACGGAAAAGAATGGGAAACACTCAAGCGTTACAATATGAATGCACTCTATAGTATTGCCCCCTAG